In Saccharothrix violaceirubra, the following are encoded in one genomic region:
- a CDS encoding flavodoxin family protein — protein sequence MTRALVVHESLFGNTRAVAEAVGAVLDARVVAVSDAPDVLPDDVDLLVVGAPTHAFGLSRPATRESADAPTTPVRGIREWLAALSPPGHLVTAHAFDTRMATRWPTGSAAKAVTRKLRALRFTVPRRPASFRVTGTTGPLLDGELDRATAWARTILAETSTRPR from the coding sequence ATGACCCGGGCACTGGTCGTCCACGAGTCCCTGTTCGGCAACACCCGCGCGGTCGCCGAGGCGGTCGGCGCGGTCCTGGACGCGCGGGTCGTCGCGGTCTCCGACGCCCCCGACGTCCTGCCCGACGACGTCGACCTGCTCGTCGTCGGCGCGCCCACCCACGCCTTCGGCCTGAGCCGACCGGCCACCCGCGAGTCCGCCGACGCCCCGACGACCCCTGTCCGGGGCATCCGCGAATGGCTCGCCGCCCTCTCCCCACCCGGCCACCTCGTGACCGCCCACGCGTTCGACACCCGCATGGCCACCCGGTGGCCCACCGGATCGGCGGCCAAGGCCGTCACCCGGAAGCTGCGCGCCCTGCGGTTCACCGTCCCGCGCAGACCCGCGTCCTTCCGCGTCACCGGGACCACCGGACCGCTCCTGGACGGCGAACTCGACCGCGCGACCGCCTGGGCGCGGACGATCCTCGCGGAGACGTCGACGCGACCGCGGTGA
- a CDS encoding cation-translocating P-type ATPase produces the protein MPATTKSTTGGLTSAEAARRLRENGPNLLPAAGGTHPVVLLLKQFGHFFAILLWVAAALASVAGMPALSVAIALVVVLNGVFAFAQEYRADRAAQRLRDLMPTRATVRRDGEPRVVDAADLVVGDEVLLQGGDRVCADARVFQVAALAVDESMLSGESVPVHPAADDVVRAGTYVTEGEATVVVTATGAHTRLAGIASLTRDAVRPKSPLALRLHRVVTVVGLIAVAVGVAFYGVAMLLGLDPAEGFLFAVGVTVALVPEGLLPTVTLSLARAAQEMAHRKALVRRLDAVETLGATTFVCTDKTGTLTRNEMAAVRVWTPAGEVSVEGEGYAPTGRVTGGPDALAAVRRAAAGAVRCSPGARAEHRDGRWSPVGDPMEVALHVLAARVGADTSTPEATRFPFDPRRRRSSVADGDGVHVIGAPDAVLPLCAPTPGAREAVAELGARGLRVLAVAWRPGAAVDQADAERDLVLLGVVALQDPPRDDVADSIALCREAGIKLAMITGDHPATARAIAVQTGLLGPDGLVVEGGDLPADDHALGELLDRDGVVVARVTPEDKLRIARALQGRGHVVAMTGDGVNDGPALRAADIGVAMGASGTDVAREAADLVLLDDHFGTIVAAVELGRATFANIRRFLTYHLTDNVAELTPFVFWALSGGSYPLALSVLQVLALDIGTDLLPALALGAEKPNPRTMTGPARTGSLIDRSVLVRAFGVLGPAEALAAMAAFTLVLLAGDWDLGDPVLAATASGTAFTAIVLGQLANAFACRSATTPVKTLRGNRLLVGAVLFELVLLAVFLFVPPLPGLLGGSAPTPLGWALAATTIPVVLLVDAVQKWVRRRLT, from the coding sequence GTGCCGGCCACGACGAAGTCCACGACGGGCGGCCTGACCTCGGCCGAGGCGGCCCGGCGGCTGCGCGAGAACGGCCCGAACCTGCTTCCCGCCGCCGGCGGGACGCACCCGGTCGTCCTGCTGCTCAAGCAGTTCGGGCACTTCTTCGCGATCCTGCTGTGGGTGGCCGCCGCGCTGGCCTCCGTGGCGGGCATGCCGGCGTTGTCGGTCGCCATCGCGTTGGTCGTCGTGCTCAACGGCGTGTTCGCGTTCGCCCAGGAATACCGGGCCGACCGTGCGGCCCAACGGCTGCGCGACCTGATGCCCACCCGGGCCACCGTCCGCCGTGACGGCGAGCCCCGGGTGGTGGACGCGGCCGACCTGGTCGTCGGCGACGAGGTCCTGCTCCAGGGCGGCGACCGGGTCTGCGCCGACGCCAGGGTTTTCCAGGTCGCCGCGTTGGCGGTGGACGAGTCCATGCTCAGCGGTGAGAGCGTGCCCGTGCACCCGGCCGCGGACGACGTCGTGCGGGCCGGCACCTACGTCACGGAGGGGGAGGCGACCGTCGTGGTGACGGCCACCGGCGCCCACACGCGGCTCGCCGGCATCGCCTCGCTCACCCGTGACGCGGTGCGGCCGAAGAGCCCGCTGGCCCTGCGACTGCACCGCGTGGTGACCGTGGTCGGCCTCATCGCGGTCGCGGTGGGCGTGGCGTTCTACGGGGTCGCGATGCTGCTGGGCCTCGACCCGGCGGAGGGCTTCCTGTTCGCGGTCGGCGTCACCGTCGCGCTGGTTCCGGAAGGTCTGCTGCCCACCGTGACGCTGTCGCTGGCGCGTGCCGCCCAGGAGATGGCGCACCGCAAGGCACTCGTGCGGCGGCTGGACGCGGTGGAGACCCTGGGCGCGACCACCTTCGTGTGCACGGACAAGACCGGGACGTTGACCCGCAACGAGATGGCCGCGGTGCGGGTGTGGACCCCGGCCGGCGAGGTCTCGGTCGAAGGAGAGGGTTACGCCCCCACCGGTCGCGTGACCGGTGGACCCGACGCCCTCGCGGCCGTGCGGAGAGCGGCGGCCGGCGCCGTCCGGTGCTCGCCCGGTGCCCGCGCCGAGCATCGGGACGGCCGGTGGTCGCCGGTCGGCGACCCGATGGAAGTGGCCCTGCACGTGCTGGCCGCACGCGTCGGCGCGGACACCTCCACGCCGGAGGCGACCCGCTTCCCGTTCGACCCACGCCGCCGCCGCTCGTCCGTCGCGGATGGCGACGGCGTGCACGTGATCGGCGCACCCGACGCCGTGCTGCCGCTGTGCGCACCCACCCCCGGAGCGCGCGAGGCGGTCGCCGAACTCGGCGCGCGAGGGCTGCGCGTGCTCGCCGTGGCGTGGCGCCCCGGAGCCGCCGTCGACCAGGCGGACGCCGAACGCGACCTGGTCCTGCTGGGTGTCGTCGCACTCCAGGACCCGCCGCGCGACGACGTCGCCGACTCCATCGCGCTGTGCCGCGAGGCGGGCATCAAGCTCGCCATGATCACCGGCGACCACCCGGCCACCGCCCGCGCCATCGCCGTCCAGACGGGGCTGCTCGGTCCCGACGGGCTCGTGGTCGAGGGCGGGGACCTGCCCGCCGACGACCACGCCCTGGGTGAACTGCTCGACCGGGACGGCGTCGTCGTCGCCCGCGTGACCCCCGAGGACAAGCTCCGCATCGCCCGCGCACTACAGGGCCGCGGCCACGTCGTGGCCATGACCGGCGACGGCGTCAACGACGGCCCGGCGCTACGCGCGGCCGACATCGGCGTGGCGATGGGCGCGTCCGGTACCGACGTGGCCCGCGAGGCCGCCGACCTGGTGCTGCTCGACGACCACTTCGGCACGATCGTGGCGGCGGTCGAACTGGGACGTGCGACGTTCGCCAACATCCGCCGTTTCCTGACCTACCACCTGACCGACAACGTGGCCGAGTTGACGCCGTTCGTGTTCTGGGCGCTGTCCGGCGGCTCGTACCCGCTCGCCCTGAGCGTGCTCCAGGTCCTCGCGCTCGACATCGGCACCGACCTCCTCCCGGCCCTGGCGCTGGGCGCGGAGAAGCCCAACCCCCGCACGATGACCGGGCCCGCGCGGACCGGATCGCTGATCGACCGCTCGGTGCTGGTGCGGGCGTTCGGCGTGCTCGGTCCGGCCGAGGCGTTGGCGGCGATGGCGGCGTTCACGCTCGTGCTGCTCGCGGGCGACTGGGACCTGGGCGACCCGGTGTTGGCGGCCACCGCCTCGGGCACCGCGTTCACCGCGATCGTGCTGGGGCAGCTGGCGAACGCGTTCGCGTGCCGCAGCGCCACTACGCCGGTGAAGACCCTGCGGGGCAACCGGCTGCTCGTCGGCGCGGTGCTGTTCGAACTCGTGCTGCTGGCGGTGTTCCTGTTCGTGCCGCCGTTGCCGGGCCTGCTGGGTGGCAGCGCGCCGACCCCGCTGGGCTGGGCGCTCGCGGCGACGACCATCCCGGTCGTCCTGCTCGTGGACGCGGTGCAGAAGTGGGTGCGGAGGCGCCTGACGTGA
- a CDS encoding alcohol dehydrogenase catalytic domain-containing protein, whose product MKAMVFRGPNRRSWEDVPDPVVVAPTDAVVRVTAATICGTDLHILNGDVPEVEPGRVLGHEAVGVVESVGAAVTSIKPGDRVLVSCISGCGRCEYCRTGASGQCRGGGGWLLGHLVDGTHAEYVRVPFADFSTHRLPDEVTDGDAVMLSDILPTAYEVGVLNGRVRPGQAVVVVGAGPIGLAAIETARLFSPGLIVAVDLAKPRLEAAKRFGADVTVHADEDVDDLVADLTGGLGADLAIEAVGVPETFELCARLIRPGGRVANVGVHGRPATLHLERLWIRNATITTGLVDTYSTPMLLRMLAAGRLEATGFATHHFALDEMDLAYDVFTRAGETGALKVVLTR is encoded by the coding sequence ATGAAGGCGATGGTGTTCCGGGGCCCGAACCGCCGGTCGTGGGAGGACGTGCCCGACCCGGTGGTGGTCGCGCCGACCGACGCGGTCGTGCGGGTCACCGCGGCCACGATCTGCGGGACGGACCTGCACATCCTCAACGGCGACGTGCCCGAGGTGGAGCCCGGCCGGGTGCTCGGGCACGAGGCGGTCGGCGTGGTCGAGAGCGTGGGCGCGGCCGTCACGTCGATCAAGCCGGGCGACCGGGTGCTGGTGTCGTGCATCAGCGGCTGCGGCCGGTGCGAGTACTGCCGCACGGGAGCGTCCGGGCAATGCCGGGGCGGCGGCGGCTGGCTGCTGGGCCACCTGGTCGACGGCACGCACGCCGAGTACGTGCGCGTGCCGTTCGCCGACTTCTCCACCCACAGGCTGCCGGACGAGGTCACCGACGGCGACGCGGTGATGCTCTCGGACATCCTGCCCACCGCCTACGAGGTGGGGGTGCTCAACGGCCGGGTGCGGCCGGGACAGGCCGTGGTGGTGGTCGGCGCGGGTCCGATCGGGCTGGCGGCGATCGAGACCGCGCGGCTGTTCAGCCCCGGCCTGATCGTGGCCGTCGACCTGGCCAAACCCCGGCTGGAGGCGGCGAAGCGGTTCGGCGCGGACGTGACCGTGCACGCCGACGAGGACGTGGACGACCTGGTCGCCGACCTGACCGGCGGGCTCGGCGCGGACCTGGCGATCGAGGCGGTCGGCGTGCCGGAGACCTTCGAGCTGTGCGCGCGCCTGATCCGGCCCGGCGGCCGGGTCGCGAACGTCGGCGTGCACGGCCGGCCCGCGACGCTGCACCTGGAACGGCTGTGGATCAGGAACGCGACGATCACCACCGGCCTGGTCGACACCTACTCGACGCCCATGCTGCTGCGGATGCTCGCGGCAGGCCGGTTGGAGGCGACGGGGTTCGCCACCCACCACTTCGCCCTGGACGAGATGGATCTCGCCTACGACGTGTTCACGCGGGCCGGGGAGACGGGCGCCTTGAAGGTCGTGCTGACCCGATGA
- a CDS encoding alpha/beta hydrolase: MPTVVLIHGGLWEEMDAERFWVVPGIVSALRRRGIEVLAPDRGHRATGWGQEVDHMAPMLPDHPVTMIAGSNGCSVAVRLASTRPGRVARMVLAWPATAADPVVDESTRRRLTRLGATAAVVDELLSGGVIRGVSDTALESLTMPVGLVPSEPENPFHQRLTIDAVKALVPHAEELPGSAEPPRPEFATQVEPFVDAVTGFLTGNVGSR; this comes from the coding sequence ATGCCGACGGTGGTGCTCATCCACGGCGGTCTGTGGGAGGAGATGGACGCCGAGCGGTTCTGGGTCGTCCCCGGCATCGTGTCGGCGTTGCGGCGACGCGGAATCGAGGTGCTCGCGCCGGACCGCGGGCACCGGGCGACCGGGTGGGGGCAGGAGGTCGACCACATGGCGCCGATGCTGCCGGACCACCCGGTGACGATGATCGCGGGCTCCAACGGGTGCTCGGTGGCCGTGCGGCTCGCGTCGACCCGTCCGGGTCGGGTGGCGCGGATGGTCCTGGCCTGGCCGGCGACCGCGGCGGACCCGGTGGTCGACGAGTCGACGCGGCGGCGGTTGACCCGGCTCGGCGCCACCGCGGCGGTGGTCGACGAACTGCTCTCCGGCGGGGTGATCCGCGGCGTGTCGGACACCGCTCTCGAGAGTCTCACGATGCCTGTGGGCCTGGTGCCGTCCGAGCCGGAGAATCCGTTCCACCAGCGGCTGACCATCGACGCGGTGAAGGCGCTGGTGCCGCATGCGGAGGAGCTGCCGGGGTCCGCGGAGCCGCCCCGACCGGAGTTCGCCACGCAGGTGGAACCGTTCGTCGACGCCGTCACCGGGTTCCTGACCGGAAACGTCGGGTCGCGATGA
- a CDS encoding GNAT family N-acetyltransferase, whose product MTIAPVVLGGAGPADLAAVLPLAVAFYAEHGFGTGEHALRDNLTVLLESPAARVAVVRSDTRPLGFAVTTTGFGLENGLIAELEDLYVLPSARRRGLGGRLVADSAAWARERGCRSLELVVAPNGRDIGPLVDYYLAHGFRDEGRRLISRPL is encoded by the coding sequence ATGACGATCGCGCCGGTGGTTCTGGGCGGGGCCGGCCCCGCCGATTTGGCGGCGGTGTTGCCGTTGGCCGTGGCGTTCTACGCGGAGCACGGTTTCGGCACCGGCGAGCACGCGCTGCGCGACAACCTGACAGTGCTGCTCGAGTCGCCCGCGGCACGGGTCGCGGTGGTGCGGTCCGACACCCGACCGCTCGGCTTCGCGGTCACCACGACCGGCTTCGGCCTGGAGAACGGGCTGATCGCCGAACTGGAGGACCTCTACGTGCTGCCGTCGGCACGACGCCGGGGACTGGGTGGTCGACTCGTCGCCGACAGCGCCGCATGGGCGCGTGAGCGGGGTTGCCGGAGCCTGGAACTCGTGGTGGCGCCCAACGGCCGCGACATCGGCCCACTGGTCGACTACTACCTCGCACACGGCTTCCGGGACGAAGGCCGCCGCCTGATCAGCCGCCCGCTCTGA
- a CDS encoding YbaB/EbfC family nucleoid-associated protein, which translates to MTDPLANVQRLVDEWERDAEEKSARYESVRHEVERICITASAAGGAVSVTVGPNGIPSAVTMTDGVSRVRPAQIAAAVMEAMAKARAGYPAPHSGDERLCCAVGARVDAGPVAAARPVVCVPPEQARRGPATTGTEEVVMRWYCGDGYGWGMLPVIGLSVLLVIVIAVVAVVLVRSQRGGSAARIVDERLARGEIDTEEHARLRSALRSR; encoded by the coding sequence ATGACTGATCCGTTGGCCAACGTGCAGCGCTTGGTGGACGAGTGGGAGCGCGACGCGGAGGAGAAGTCCGCCCGGTACGAGTCGGTGCGGCACGAGGTCGAGCGGATCTGCATCACCGCGTCGGCCGCCGGTGGCGCGGTGAGCGTGACCGTGGGACCGAACGGCATACCCAGTGCGGTGACCATGACCGACGGGGTGAGCAGGGTACGGCCGGCGCAGATCGCCGCGGCGGTGATGGAGGCGATGGCAAAGGCCCGGGCCGGTTACCCGGCCCCGCACTCCGGTGACGAACGCCTCTGCTGTGCCGTGGGCGCGCGGGTGGACGCTGGTCCCGTGGCCGCGGCCCGTCCGGTCGTGTGCGTCCCACCGGAGCAGGCCCGACGTGGGCCCGCGACCACCGGCACCGAGGAGGTTGTCATGCGCTGGTACTGCGGCGACGGCTACGGATGGGGAATGCTGCCGGTGATCGGGCTGTCGGTGTTGCTGGTCATCGTCATCGCGGTGGTGGCCGTCGTCCTGGTGCGCTCGCAACGGGGTGGCTCGGCCGCCCGCATCGTGGACGAACGCCTCGCGCGGGGCGAGATCGACACCGAGGAGCACGCACGCCTGCGCAGCGCGCTGCGCTCCCGGTAG
- a CDS encoding PIG-L family deacetylase, with protein sequence MKKKLMCAMAISGVVLSLLPAAGVPALAQVASPDPVIVQVVAHEDDDILFMNPDLQNSVRVGRPVKTIFVTAGENEYGPGEHGTLPGRDRCKRGENLVREEYAYCRQRGAMAAYALMADQADEWDHGTLSVATGAGPVVVDQYTLRGRPEVALVFLNLPEYADVHDDVAPPGGASLVRLWERTASANTVLTWGTLAGRYTYDHDRLVDVLRGLFDHYLPTVIRVQDPEPDPRYRGDHGDHVHTARFAGEAAKAHTDATGRQGVDLINYRDYNISDSQMNLSGHPELPDGSRGQKAATFFAYTGWDTFTAENDSGYLAWTQRMYHRYPTGTTWVGANADGRLQAFAVLSGRLVTWYQRGDGEFGPGEVMVTPWRLLPGVTVNRNADGRLQVFARRADNHEIVTTWQVSVNGVFSHQWGSMGNPNAGTDSAAQVGAPVSILGPDGLLRLAVKNGGGGVSLISQQIANGAWNTGWADLGGGPGVQDPVALAIDRTNGVNVFAYAINGTVGVIQHWRAAAGQDYAQQPNLAGFEPSGPPAVAHNKDGRLDVFYRLASNNANDFAGMVGHTWQRSDESFSPTGEQIGGHGGVGAVAVSEAPGPWADSAQIPDARILVFTGNGGSGQSMTRQNEPDQGYTGSWDDLGSAHIAQPAAGVDRNGCVYSFAMTDAGSLTVRNQTTCTGAAPLDRYREIE encoded by the coding sequence GTGAAGAAAAAGCTCATGTGTGCAATGGCTATTTCGGGCGTGGTGTTGTCGTTGTTACCCGCGGCGGGGGTACCCGCGTTGGCGCAGGTGGCCTCGCCCGACCCGGTGATCGTCCAGGTCGTCGCGCACGAGGACGACGACATCCTGTTCATGAATCCGGACCTGCAGAACTCGGTCCGGGTGGGCCGACCGGTCAAGACGATCTTCGTCACCGCGGGTGAGAACGAATACGGACCCGGGGAGCACGGCACGCTACCCGGCCGCGACCGCTGCAAGCGCGGGGAGAACCTGGTCCGGGAAGAGTACGCGTACTGCCGCCAGCGCGGCGCCATGGCCGCGTACGCGCTGATGGCGGACCAGGCCGACGAGTGGGACCACGGAACCCTGTCGGTGGCCACCGGCGCGGGTCCGGTCGTCGTCGACCAGTACACGCTGCGTGGTCGGCCTGAGGTGGCGTTGGTTTTCCTGAACCTGCCCGAGTACGCGGACGTCCACGACGATGTCGCTCCGCCTGGCGGAGCGAGCTTGGTGCGCCTGTGGGAGCGCACCGCCAGTGCGAACACCGTGCTGACCTGGGGCACGTTGGCAGGCCGCTACACCTACGACCATGACCGGCTCGTCGACGTGCTGCGCGGCTTGTTCGACCACTACCTCCCGACCGTGATCCGGGTGCAGGACCCGGAGCCGGACCCGAGGTATAGGGGTGACCACGGCGACCACGTCCACACCGCCCGCTTCGCGGGCGAGGCAGCCAAGGCGCACACCGACGCCACCGGCCGCCAAGGTGTCGACCTGATCAACTACCGCGACTACAACATCTCCGACAGCCAGATGAACCTGTCGGGACATCCCGAACTCCCCGACGGCAGTCGTGGCCAGAAGGCGGCGACCTTCTTCGCGTACACCGGGTGGGACACCTTCACGGCGGAGAACGACTCGGGCTACCTGGCGTGGACCCAGCGCATGTACCACCGGTACCCGACCGGCACGACCTGGGTCGGTGCGAACGCCGACGGCCGGTTGCAGGCGTTCGCCGTGCTCAGCGGTCGTCTTGTCACCTGGTACCAGCGCGGTGACGGCGAGTTCGGCCCCGGTGAGGTGATGGTGACCCCCTGGCGGTTGCTGCCCGGCGTGACCGTCAACCGCAACGCGGACGGCAGGCTCCAGGTGTTCGCCCGCAGGGCCGACAACCACGAGATCGTGACCACCTGGCAGGTCTCGGTCAACGGCGTCTTCTCCCACCAGTGGGGATCGATGGGCAACCCCAACGCCGGGACGGACAGCGCGGCCCAGGTGGGCGCGCCCGTCTCGATCCTCGGTCCGGACGGTTTGTTGCGCCTCGCGGTGAAGAACGGTGGTGGCGGGGTCAGCCTGATCAGCCAGCAAATCGCCAACGGTGCGTGGAACACCGGCTGGGCGGACCTCGGCGGTGGTCCGGGCGTACAGGACCCGGTCGCACTGGCGATCGACCGGACGAACGGTGTCAACGTGTTCGCCTACGCCATCAACGGCACTGTCGGCGTCATCCAGCACTGGCGTGCCGCGGCCGGTCAGGACTACGCCCAGCAGCCGAACCTGGCGGGCTTCGAACCCTCAGGGCCGCCCGCCGTGGCACACAACAAGGACGGCAGGCTCGACGTGTTCTACCGCCTGGCGAGCAACAACGCCAACGACTTCGCGGGCATGGTCGGCCACACCTGGCAGCGAAGCGACGAGTCCTTCAGCCCGACCGGCGAGCAGATCGGCGGACACGGCGGTGTCGGCGCGGTCGCGGTCAGCGAAGCGCCCGGCCCCTGGGCGGATTCCGCGCAGATCCCGGACGCCCGCATCCTGGTCTTCACCGGGAACGGGGGCAGCGGCCAGAGCATGACCAGGCAGAACGAGCCCGACCAGGGCTACACGGGATCCTGGGACGACCTCGGCTCGGCCCACATCGCCCAACCCGCGGCCGGTGTCGACCGCAACGGGTGCGTGTACTCGTTCGCGATGACCGACGCGGGCAGCCTGACCGTGCGCAACCAGACCACCTGCACCGGCGCCGCGCCACTCGACCGCTACCGCGAGATCGAGTAG
- the ppdK gene encoding pyruvate, phosphate dikinase translates to MPKYVYDFAEGDLSMADLLGGKGANLAEMTVMGLPVPPGFTITTEACRAFLATGAVPEGLDGEVDEHLHALERAMGRKLGQADGPLLVAVRSGARFSMPGMMDTVLDIGLTDDSVAGLAAWAGDERLAWDSYRRLVQMFGTTVLGVEAEYFAAALRDAKRAKGATGDLGLDTDDLRVLTATFKDIVRDRTGRDFPQDPRAQLGMAITSVFASWHTDRARIYRRAEHIPEDLGTAVNVCAMVFGNLGDDSGTGVAFTRDPATGAPGVYGDYLPDAQGEDVVAGIRNTLPLHRLADLQPRAHERLMEIMAALEGRYRDLCDIEFTVERGKLWMLQTRVGKRTAAAAFRIADALREEGLIDADEALRRVTGAQLGRLMFPRFADTDRTPLATGVAASPGAAVGAVVFDSATAVRRGEEGTAVILVRRETDPDDLDGMIHARGVLTSRGGKTSHAAVVARGLGRTCVCGAESLTVDAEARRFTTADGTVVAEGDVISVDGTSGAVYAGGLPVVPSPVADYFEGRRPAEGDELLRAVDRIITHADRRRRLEVRANADTPEDAARARRLGATGIGLCRTEHMFLGDRRVLVERLILAADDNARAVALAALLPLQRNDFTRIFEEMDGLPVTIRLLDPPLHEFLPDRVGLTARVAVAKALGDTGAPEDLLRAVDRLHERNPMLGTRGVRLGLLIPELYDLQLRAIAEAVSARILVGGRPHVEIMVPLVGDARELEVVAAQARRTVADVARESGVDIRYRIGTMIELPRAAVTAGRIAATAGFFSFGTNDLTQTVWGFSRDDVEGSFFPTYLAKGVFTVSPFETLDREGVGRLIEIAVREGRDARPDLTVGVCGEHGGDPASIRFFHEAGLDYVSCSPFRVPVARLEAGRAAVGDADPTTAGKPPRQRRNPSPGHDR, encoded by the coding sequence ATGCCCAAGTACGTGTACGACTTCGCCGAGGGCGACCTGTCCATGGCCGACCTGCTCGGCGGCAAGGGTGCCAACCTCGCCGAGATGACCGTGATGGGGCTGCCCGTACCGCCCGGGTTCACGATCACTACCGAAGCGTGCCGCGCCTTCCTGGCCACCGGCGCGGTGCCGGAAGGCCTCGACGGGGAAGTGGACGAGCACCTGCACGCGTTGGAGCGGGCGATGGGCCGCAAGCTCGGGCAGGCCGACGGGCCGCTGCTGGTCGCGGTCCGCTCCGGCGCGCGGTTCTCGATGCCCGGGATGATGGACACGGTCCTCGACATCGGGTTGACCGACGACTCGGTGGCCGGGCTCGCCGCGTGGGCGGGAGACGAGCGCCTCGCGTGGGACTCCTACCGCCGGCTGGTGCAGATGTTCGGCACGACCGTGCTGGGTGTCGAAGCGGAGTACTTCGCCGCCGCGCTGCGGGACGCCAAGCGCGCCAAGGGTGCCACCGGCGACCTCGGCCTGGACACCGACGACCTGCGTGTGCTCACAGCGACGTTCAAGGACATCGTCCGCGACCGAACAGGCCGCGACTTCCCGCAGGACCCGCGTGCGCAGTTGGGCATGGCGATCACGTCGGTCTTCGCTTCGTGGCACACCGACCGGGCGCGGATCTACCGGCGTGCCGAGCACATCCCGGAAGACCTCGGCACGGCGGTCAACGTGTGCGCGATGGTCTTCGGCAACCTGGGCGACGACTCGGGCACCGGGGTCGCGTTCACGCGCGACCCCGCCACGGGTGCCCCCGGGGTCTACGGCGACTACCTCCCCGACGCCCAGGGCGAGGACGTCGTCGCCGGCATCCGCAACACGCTGCCGCTGCACCGGCTCGCCGACCTGCAGCCCCGGGCCCACGAGCGGCTGATGGAGATCATGGCGGCGCTGGAGGGGCGTTACCGCGACCTGTGCGACATCGAGTTCACCGTCGAACGCGGCAAGCTGTGGATGCTGCAGACCCGCGTCGGCAAGCGCACCGCCGCCGCCGCGTTCCGCATCGCCGACGCACTGCGCGAGGAGGGTCTGATCGACGCCGACGAGGCGCTGCGCCGGGTGACCGGCGCCCAGTTGGGCCGGTTGATGTTCCCGCGCTTCGCCGACACCGACCGGACACCGCTGGCCACCGGTGTCGCCGCGTCGCCGGGCGCGGCGGTCGGCGCGGTGGTGTTCGACTCCGCGACCGCGGTCCGCCGAGGCGAGGAGGGCACCGCGGTGATCCTCGTGCGCCGCGAGACCGACCCCGACGACCTCGACGGGATGATCCACGCCAGAGGCGTGCTGACCAGCCGCGGCGGCAAGACCTCGCACGCCGCCGTCGTCGCCCGCGGCCTGGGCCGGACCTGCGTGTGCGGGGCGGAGTCGCTGACCGTCGACGCCGAGGCCCGCCGCTTCACCACCGCCGACGGCACGGTGGTCGCCGAAGGCGACGTCATCTCGGTCGACGGGACCTCCGGCGCGGTCTACGCGGGCGGACTGCCGGTGGTCCCGTCCCCGGTCGCCGACTACTTCGAGGGCCGCCGCCCGGCCGAGGGCGACGAGCTGCTGCGCGCCGTGGACCGGATCATCACCCACGCCGATCGTCGACGCCGGCTTGAGGTGCGTGCCAACGCCGACACCCCCGAGGACGCCGCGCGTGCCCGTCGCCTCGGTGCCACCGGCATCGGGCTGTGCCGGACCGAGCACATGTTCCTCGGCGACCGCCGCGTGCTCGTCGAACGGCTGATCCTGGCCGCCGACGACAACGCCCGCGCCGTGGCGCTCGCCGCGTTGCTCCCGTTGCAGCGCAACGACTTCACGCGCATCTTCGAGGAGATGGACGGCCTGCCGGTCACGATCAGGCTGCTCGACCCGCCACTGCACGAGTTCCTGCCCGACCGCGTCGGGCTCACCGCGCGGGTCGCGGTCGCGAAGGCGCTCGGTGACACCGGCGCACCCGAGGACCTGCTGCGCGCGGTCGACCGGTTGCACGAGCGGAACCCGATGCTCGGCACGCGCGGCGTGCGGCTCGGGCTGCTCATCCCGGAGCTGTACGACCTGCAACTCCGCGCGATCGCCGAAGCCGTGTCGGCGCGCATCCTGGTGGGCGGACGACCGCACGTGGAGATCATGGTCCCGCTGGTCGGCGACGCGCGGGAGCTGGAGGTGGTCGCGGCCCAGGCCCGGCGGACCGTCGCCGACGTGGCCCGGGAGTCCGGTGTGGACATCAGGTACCGCATCGGCACGATGATCGAACTGCCGCGTGCCGCGGTCACCGCGGGCCGCATCGCCGCGACCGCCGGGTTCTTCTCCTTCGGTACCAACGACCTGACGCAGACCGTGTGGGGCTTCTCCCGCGACGACGTCGAAGGCTCGTTCTTCCCGACCTACCTGGCCAAGGGCGTGTTCACCGTGTCCCCGTTCGAGACACTCGACCGCGAAGGCGTCGGCCGACTGATCGAGATCGCGGTGCGGGAAGGCCGCGACGCCCGCCCGGACCTCACTGTGGGTGTCTGCGGCGAACACGGCGGCGACCCCGCGTCGATCCGGTTCTTCCACGAGGCCGGCCTCGACTACGTGTCCTGCTCACCGTTCCGGGTGCCCGTCGCCCGCCTGGAAGCAGGCCGTGCCGCCGTCGGCGATGCCGATCCGACCACCGCTGGAAAGCCGCCAAGGCAGCGGCGAAACCCGAGCCCCGGGCACGACCGGTGA